A DNA window from Acidimicrobiia bacterium contains the following coding sequences:
- the rpmB gene encoding 50S ribosomal protein L28 gives MASVCDICGRKPRFGKQLSHSHRRSSRRWNPNVQKVRAVVDGTTRRVHVCTSCLKAGKVQKP, from the coding sequence ATGGCATCCGTCTGTGACATCTGTGGCCGGAAGCCCCGCTTCGGCAAGCAGCTCAGCCACTCGCACCGGCGATCGAGCCGGCGCTGGAACCCGAACGTGCAGAAGGTGCGCGCCGTCGTCGACGGCACGACGCGGCGCGTCCACGTCTGCACGTCGTGCCTCAAGGCCGGCAAGGTCCAGAAGCCCTAG
- a CDS encoding cold-shock protein, translating into MQGVIRSYDPGTGEGVVVPDTGGDEVVLAPRALDGSLFRMLRQGQRVVFDLDADGRATALRTGAEPDMGLPPQR; encoded by the coding sequence GTGCAGGGCGTGATCCGCAGCTACGACCCCGGCACGGGTGAGGGTGTCGTGGTGCCCGACACCGGCGGCGACGAGGTCGTTCTGGCGCCGCGGGCCCTCGACGGGTCGCTGTTCCGGATGCTGCGCCAGGGCCAGCGCGTGGTCTTCGATCTCGACGCCGACGGTCGCGCCACCGCGTTGCGCACGGGCGCCGAGCCCGACATGGGCCTTCCCCCGCAGCGCTGA
- a CDS encoding DAK2 domain-containing protein — MATTGQLDTIDAEALRRCVHTYRDALRAHQEELNRLNVYPVPDGDTGTNMALTLESVCSELDGARGMDEVCTAVSHGSLMGARGNSGVILSQILRGLAGAFATSEAADAACLVAGLRESADAAYQAVMRPVEGTILTVVRETAESAEAWTADGGGPLTSLLEACSESAHAAVAATPDLLPVLKEAGVVDAGGHGFTLLLDAMLHVVDGRPVPEPRTVTAPPAVEAHLCGEDDVSSLRYEVMYLLEADDQTVPGMKESWASIGDSIVVVGGDGMWNCHVHTNDIGAAIEAGVEAGRPRDIRVTDLLEQAEEKQWVRDVGVVPETTPEHEPVTTGVVAIAVGDGVRRLFSGLGVQSIVAGGQSMNPSTAQILDAVHATKADGVIVLPDNKNIIPVAEQVADLADRPVAVVPTRSVVEGLSSLVSYDPHATLDVNAAAMAEVAGNVRVGEVTHAVRDADTPIGRVGAGDWIGLDAGGICASAVDAATTAADLVDRLVDGDSELVTVVVGEGVSTDDRRSLEQQVALRHPELETEFHEGGQPLYPFLVGVE, encoded by the coding sequence GTGGCCACCACCGGGCAACTCGACACGATCGACGCCGAGGCGCTTCGACGCTGTGTCCACACGTACCGCGACGCTCTTCGCGCCCACCAGGAGGAGCTGAACAGGCTCAACGTGTACCCGGTGCCCGACGGGGACACGGGCACGAACATGGCGCTCACCCTCGAGTCGGTCTGCTCGGAGCTCGACGGGGCCCGGGGGATGGACGAGGTGTGCACCGCCGTCTCGCACGGGTCGCTCATGGGGGCGCGGGGCAACTCCGGGGTGATCCTCTCCCAGATCCTGCGCGGGCTCGCCGGTGCCTTCGCAACCTCCGAGGCGGCCGACGCCGCCTGCCTCGTGGCCGGCCTCCGGGAGTCGGCCGACGCGGCCTACCAGGCCGTGATGCGGCCCGTGGAGGGCACGATCCTGACGGTGGTGCGGGAGACCGCCGAGTCGGCCGAGGCGTGGACGGCCGACGGCGGAGGCCCGCTCACCTCCCTCCTCGAGGCGTGCTCGGAGTCGGCCCACGCCGCCGTCGCCGCCACCCCCGACCTCCTCCCCGTGCTGAAGGAGGCCGGTGTGGTCGACGCGGGCGGCCACGGCTTCACCCTGCTGCTCGACGCGATGCTCCACGTCGTCGACGGGCGGCCCGTGCCCGAGCCCCGCACCGTCACGGCACCTCCCGCCGTCGAGGCGCACCTGTGTGGCGAGGACGACGTCTCCTCGTTGCGCTACGAGGTGATGTACCTCCTCGAGGCCGACGACCAGACGGTGCCCGGCATGAAGGAGTCGTGGGCGTCGATCGGCGACTCGATCGTGGTCGTCGGCGGCGACGGCATGTGGAACTGCCACGTGCACACCAACGACATCGGCGCGGCGATCGAGGCGGGGGTGGAGGCCGGGCGACCCCGTGACATCCGCGTCACCGACCTCCTCGAACAGGCCGAGGAGAAGCAGTGGGTGCGTGACGTCGGCGTCGTCCCCGAGACCACCCCCGAGCACGAGCCCGTCACCACGGGAGTCGTGGCGATAGCCGTCGGCGACGGTGTCCGCCGGCTGTTCTCCGGCCTGGGGGTCCAGAGCATCGTCGCGGGTGGCCAGTCGATGAACCCCTCGACGGCCCAGATCCTCGATGCGGTGCACGCCACGAAGGCCGACGGTGTCATCGTCCTGCCCGACAACAAGAACATCATTCCGGTGGCCGAACAGGTCGCCGACCTCGCCGACCGGCCCGTCGCGGTCGTCCCGACGCGTTCGGTGGTGGAGGGCCTGTCCAGCCTCGTGTCGTACGACCCGCACGCCACCCTCGACGTCAACGCCGCCGCCATGGCCGAGGTTGCCGGGAACGTGCGCGTCGGGGAGGTCACGCACGCGGTGCGCGACGCCGACACGCCGATCGGCCGGGTGGGGGCGGGCGACTGGATCGGGCTCGACGCCGGTGGGATCTGCGCCTCGGCCGTCGACGCCGCGACGACGGCCGCCGACCTCGTCGACCGGCTCGTCGACGGGGACTCCGAGCTCGTCACGGTCGTGGTCGGCGAGGGCGTGAGCACCGACGACCGCAGGTCGCTCGAACAGCAGGTGGCGCTGCGGCATCCCGAGCTCGAAACCGAGTTCCACGAGGGGGGCCAGCCCCTCTACCCCTTCCTGGTCGGGGTCGAGTAG